A genomic stretch from Maniola jurtina chromosome 26, ilManJurt1.1, whole genome shotgun sequence includes:
- the LOC123878585 gene encoding uncharacterized protein LOC123878585, with protein sequence MPKARVVSLAQVEALLCLLETHVDIARGRMIGGALASLRVEEFWANVASNLNSLGDGATKSPKAWKTYWYELKYKARKRETALRQHARGTGGGPPKRPLSLTEVRILQIVGEVSYCYIP encoded by the exons ATGCCCAAGGCAAGAGTTGTATCATTGGCCCAAGTGGAGGCACTATTGTGCCTCCTTGAAACCCACGTTGATATAGCCCGAGGGCGCATGATAGGGGGCGCTTTGGCTAGCCTAAGAGTTGAGGAGTTTTGGGCCAATGTCGCCTCAAATCTCAATAGCCTTGGGGATGGGGCCACCAAGTCACCAAAAGCTTGGAAAACG TACTGGTATGAACTGAAATATAAGGCGCGCAAGCGCGAAACTGCGCTACGGCAGCATGCCCGCGGGACGGGTGGCGGGCCACCAAAAAGACCTCTGTCTCTAACGGAGGTCCGTATTTTGCAGATAGTCGGAGAGGTATCGTACTGTTACATCCCTTAA